In a single window of the Centropristis striata isolate RG_2023a ecotype Rhode Island chromosome 18, C.striata_1.0, whole genome shotgun sequence genome:
- the LOC131991709 gene encoding alpha-1-antitrypsin homolog translates to MVLKMRRIFASCALTTLLLAAAWADHHHRLSSPNADFAFALYKSLNTKADAGKNIFYSPLGISTVLSMVSTGARGETHSQLFSSLGYSSLNQTQVNEEYKHLFDMHGHSQENQQLDVGNAVAVRSNFTPLDKFLKDVRNYYNGEVFKVDFTKPAEAVAEINRFIANKTQDKIKDMVKDLHPDMAMMLINYVYFKGQWKNPFDRDNTHKTNFTVDKTTKVQVDMMMRTGTYNIYWDVDNHTTVVMLPYKGSTSMMIVLPDEGKMAEVEGNINKDYIRHWQDSVSMEYVFLFLPKFSISVDAPLENTLKEMGVTNAFEENADFSGMSDEVKLKVSKASHKAVLSVTEMGTEAAATSIMEFTMLSLPPSVRIDRPFLVFILEATSGSILFMGKINNPTAM, encoded by the exons ATG GTTTTAAAGATGCGTAGGATCTTTGCTAGTTGTGCCCTAACAACactgctgctggctgcagccTGGGCAGATCACCACCACAGGTTGTCGTCTCCCAATGCTGACTTTGCCTTTGCCCTCTACAAGAGCCTGAACACCAAGGCTGATGCTGGAAAGAACATCTTTTACTCACCGCTGGGCATCTCCACCGTGCTGTCCATGGTGTCCACAGGGGCTCGTGGTGAAACCCACAGCCAGCTGTTCTCCAGCCTGGGCTACAGCTCTTTAAACCAGACTCAGGTCAATGAAGAGTACAAGCATCTCTTCGACATGCATGGACACAGCCAGGAGAATCAGCAGCTGGATGTTGGTAATGCCGTGGCCGTGCGCTCTAATTTCACTCCCCTGGACAAGTTCCTGAAAGATGTCAGGAACTACTACAATGGTGAAGTCTTCAAAGTTGACTTTACCAAACCAGCCGAGGCTGTAGCGGAGATCAACAGGTTCATCGCCAATAAAACCCAAGACAAGATCAAAGATATGGTGAAGGACCTGCACCCTGATATGGCCATGATGCTTATCAACTATGTGTACTTTAAAG GACAATGGAAAAACCCCTTTGACCGTGAcaatacacacaaaacaaacttcaCTGTGGACAAGACCACCAAAGTTCAGGTGGACATGATGATGAGGACGGGTACCTACAATATCTACTGGGATGTTGACAACCACACCACTGTGGTCATGCTGCCCTACAAGGGCAGCACCTCCATGATGATCGTCCTCCCTGATGAAGGCAAGATGGCGGAGGTGGAGGGCAACATCAACAAGGACTACATCAGGCACTGGCAAGACTCAGTCTCAATGGA GTATGTATTTCTGTTCCTGCCAAAGTTTTCCATCTCTGTTGATGCTCCACTGGAAAACACATTGAAAGAAATGGGAGTAACCAACGCTTTTGAAGAGAATGCAGATTTCTCTGGCATGTCTGACGAGGTCAAGCTGAAAGTCTCAAAG GCGTCCCACAAGGCAGTGCTTAGTGTCACTGAGATGGGAACAGAGGCAGCAGCCACTTCCATTATGGAATTTACTATGTTAAGTTTGCCACCATCTGTCAGAATTGACAGACCCTTCTTGGTCTTCATTCTGGAGGCCACCAGTGGGAGCATCCTCTTCATGGGCAAGATCAACAACCCCACAGCAATGTGA